In Hymenobacter sublimis, a single genomic region encodes these proteins:
- a CDS encoding class I SAM-dependent methyltransferase, whose protein sequence is MKLRLQLFEFEDLPWFPQVIRAGMMDYLRYMITALGTYQPIVPLLQQALRHTRQTQLLELGAGAGGGTAPLLRQLQTTGLPTATVTLTDLYPQPLAWQTLQAQTPGLRYELAPVDATAVAPALTGFRTIFSAFHHFPPAAAEAILADAVRQRAGIGVFEGAGKHWAEILLACTVLPVAQLLITPFMRPFRLSRLFFTYVLPLIPLFTIWDGCVSILRMYPPAQLLALAHRADAAGAYRWQAGVVRHWWGPEVTYLIGVPTETEG, encoded by the coding sequence ATGAAGCTCCGCCTCCAGTTGTTTGAGTTTGAAGATTTACCCTGGTTTCCGCAGGTTATTCGGGCCGGGATGATGGACTACCTGCGCTACATGATTACGGCCCTGGGTACTTACCAGCCCATCGTACCCCTGCTTCAGCAAGCCCTGCGCCACACCCGGCAAACCCAGCTGCTGGAGTTGGGGGCGGGGGCAGGCGGCGGCACCGCCCCGCTGCTGCGCCAGTTGCAGACGACGGGCCTACCCACCGCCACCGTTACGCTCACCGACCTCTACCCGCAACCCCTCGCCTGGCAGACGTTACAAGCCCAAACGCCCGGTCTGCGCTACGAGCTAGCCCCGGTCGATGCCACGGCTGTAGCCCCGGCCTTAACTGGGTTCCGCACCATCTTTTCGGCCTTCCATCACTTTCCTCCCGCTGCCGCCGAGGCCATTCTGGCCGATGCCGTGCGGCAGCGCGCGGGCATTGGGGTGTTTGAGGGAGCTGGCAAACATTGGGCGGAAATTCTGCTGGCCTGCACCGTGCTGCCAGTAGCACAGCTGCTTATCACGCCCTTCATGCGGCCTTTCCGCCTCAGCCGGCTTTTTTTCACCTACGTACTACCCCTAATTCCACTGTTCACTATCTGGGACGGCTGCGTTTCAATTTTGCGTATGTACCCGCCGGCCCAGCTTCTGGCCCTGGCCCACCGCGCCGATGCAGCCGGAGCATATCGGTGGCAAGCAGGGGTAGTGCGGCATTGGTGGGGCCCGGAGGTTACGTACCTGATAGGCGTACCCACCGAAACTGAGGGCTAA
- a CDS encoding UbiA family prenyltransferase — protein sequence MPFAAYRRALPLLRIPFSVYLMPVFWFGLSALPPGFSVARAVGVFVVLHLLAYPASNGYNSYYDRDEGSIGGLRQPPKVTRELLHLVWLFDVLAVAGGLLLSPAFAGLVAVYLLVSKAYSYEGIRLKKYPLLSTAVVVVFQGAYTFLMTQVGVGASTAQLLAPENLVLALVSTLFLCGSYPLTQVYQHAEDARRGDRTLSLRLGLRGTFVFAGLALATGAAVLVAAYLWRDEARHVLVFLVATGPVVVLFLRWARAVWRQESAADFDHTMRMNQVSSLCLSAAFLLMLFW from the coding sequence ATGCCCTTTGCCGCTTACCGCCGCGCCCTGCCCCTGCTGCGCATTCCGTTTTCAGTGTACCTGATGCCCGTTTTCTGGTTTGGCCTGAGTGCCTTGCCTCCCGGCTTCAGCGTAGCGCGGGCAGTGGGCGTATTTGTGGTGCTGCACCTGCTGGCCTACCCCGCTTCGAACGGCTACAACAGCTACTACGACCGGGACGAGGGTAGTATTGGCGGGCTGCGGCAGCCCCCGAAAGTCACGCGGGAGCTGCTGCACCTAGTGTGGCTGTTTGATGTCCTGGCCGTGGCGGGAGGTTTACTGCTGAGCCCAGCATTTGCGGGCCTAGTGGCCGTGTACCTGCTGGTATCGAAAGCGTACAGCTACGAGGGAATCCGGTTGAAAAAGTACCCGCTGCTAAGTACGGCGGTAGTGGTGGTTTTTCAGGGAGCCTACACCTTTCTGATGACGCAAGTCGGCGTGGGCGCCTCGACCGCTCAATTGCTAGCTCCCGAAAACCTGGTGCTGGCCCTGGTAAGCACCTTATTTCTGTGCGGCTCCTACCCCCTGACCCAAGTGTACCAGCACGCGGAAGACGCTCGCCGGGGCGACCGGACCCTGAGTTTGCGGCTGGGCCTGCGGGGCACGTTTGTATTCGCTGGCCTGGCCCTGGCCACGGGAGCGGCAGTGCTTGTGGCCGCCTACCTCTGGCGGGACGAAGCACGCCACGTCCTTGTTTTTCTGGTAGCTACTGGGCCTGTAGTGGTGCTGTTTCTGCGGTGGGCCCGCGCCGTGTGGCGCCAGGAGTCGGCGGCTGATTTCGACCATACCATGCGCATGAACCAGGTATCGTCGTTGTGCCTGAGCGCGGCCTTTTTGCTGATGCTGTTCTGGTAG
- a CDS encoding DsbA family protein, producing MEQQHPDDLPELLYISDPLCGWCYGMSPVIQRVQQEFAGRVEVSVLCGGMVTGEQVGPIREDWPYIAGALEQVERVTGVQFGAAFRALGQEGSHVQDSEPPCRAIHAFRQLRQEQAAQFAHAVQRAYFHDGADLNDLTTYEPLAAAHGLDPAEFRQQLTRPEIIRGTQLEFAAVSKIGVQGFPTTILRVGSQGYVLARGFQPYESFRTDLEAALQQADGN from the coding sequence ATGGAACAGCAACACCCCGACGACCTGCCCGAACTCCTGTATATCTCGGACCCTTTGTGTGGTTGGTGCTACGGCATGAGCCCCGTGATTCAGCGGGTGCAGCAGGAATTTGCCGGGCGCGTGGAGGTGTCGGTGCTGTGCGGCGGCATGGTAACGGGCGAGCAGGTAGGCCCCATCCGGGAAGACTGGCCCTACATTGCCGGGGCGCTAGAACAGGTAGAACGGGTGACGGGTGTGCAGTTTGGAGCCGCGTTTCGGGCGCTAGGGCAGGAGGGTAGCCACGTGCAGGACTCTGAGCCGCCATGCCGGGCCATTCACGCGTTTCGGCAGTTGCGGCAGGAGCAGGCGGCGCAGTTTGCTCACGCCGTACAGCGCGCCTACTTCCACGATGGCGCCGACTTGAACGACCTGACAACCTACGAGCCTCTGGCCGCGGCCCATGGCCTTGACCCCGCCGAGTTCCGGCAACAGCTCACCCGGCCCGAAATCATTCGGGGCACGCAGCTGGAGTTTGCTGCAGTAAGCAAAATCGGTGTGCAAGGCTTCCCAACAACCATTTTGCGGGTAGGCAGCCAGGGCTACGTGTTGGCTCGTGGGTTCCAACCCTATGAGAGCTTCCGCACCGATCTGGAAGCAGCTCTGCAGCAGGCCGACGGAAACTAA
- a CDS encoding Ig-like domain-containing protein encodes MQPSLALSASVAGVCVGEQVTLAASGASGNNPQYTWYQDGALQPETGATLTRANLTATTTFSVTANTATCGTSTQQLVVPVNGLSVSNAAPTICSGSSTSFTANYSGSGATFRWYSNTSGQLLQTNTNVTSSTYTTPTLTTSTAYRVEATTNDCSSVPLTQVVQANVGALTAAVLPGTSLSVCPSSAVTLTASSNNPNATYQWFTLNVANNGSVTEVIIPGATSAQYSYFTGSQGNVTDRFRVRVSAASCTAQNVDVTVGRATAINTIRASASSVCAGTPVALTAGSNISDATYAWYINGNRGAVLSTLAQFSPSPTATTQYNVDVTTGCGVQTLSTTVATTPAVSVTPEAATVFLGNAVTITASGGTTSTYVWTATNDNVTTTLAETGATINPIPAAGTTVYRATGTLANGCTNTDVATITARPAGQVLPVELTDFSAAWTGKFPVLTWVTASEKNNAYFAVERSFDGVSFTTVGERAGAGTTTTRTTYEFVDAALSKGVVSTVYYRLRQVDKDEKEHRSMVLTVRTPGVARSLNAALFPNPFEDEVWVRFDSVTPGQATIVVNNIVGQLVLRQTVLTGVGLQEVKLDAPQGLRAGVYQLSVEQGLQKQVLKMVRK; translated from the coding sequence TTGCAACCTTCGCTGGCTTTATCGGCTAGTGTAGCTGGCGTATGCGTGGGGGAGCAGGTTACGCTCGCGGCCAGCGGGGCTAGTGGTAACAATCCGCAGTACACTTGGTACCAGGATGGTGCGTTGCAGCCAGAAACCGGAGCTACCCTGACCCGCGCTAACCTGACGGCTACCACCACTTTCTCGGTAACAGCAAACACCGCAACCTGCGGCACCAGCACCCAGCAACTGGTAGTACCGGTCAATGGTCTTTCTGTCTCGAATGCCGCGCCTACCATCTGCTCGGGCTCTTCTACCTCGTTTACCGCCAACTACTCGGGCAGCGGTGCTACCTTCCGTTGGTACAGCAACACCAGTGGACAATTACTACAAACAAATACGAATGTTACCTCTTCCACGTACACTACTCCTACTTTAACAACCAGCACAGCGTACCGGGTGGAAGCAACCACGAACGATTGCAGCAGTGTTCCGCTAACTCAGGTAGTGCAAGCAAATGTGGGCGCCCTTACGGCCGCCGTATTACCGGGCACTTCGCTTTCGGTTTGCCCAAGTAGTGCCGTAACCCTGACGGCTTCTTCTAATAACCCCAATGCCACTTACCAGTGGTTTACTCTCAATGTTGCGAATAATGGTAGCGTAACTGAAGTGATTATTCCCGGAGCTACCAGCGCCCAGTACAGCTACTTTACGGGCAGCCAAGGTAACGTGACGGATAGGTTCCGGGTGCGGGTTTCAGCGGCTAGCTGCACGGCGCAGAACGTTGATGTAACGGTTGGTCGGGCAACGGCTATTAACACGATTAGGGCCTCGGCCAGCAGTGTATGCGCCGGTACGCCCGTGGCGCTAACGGCGGGCAGCAATATATCCGATGCCACTTACGCCTGGTACATCAATGGCAACCGTGGGGCCGTGCTGTCAACGTTGGCGCAGTTCTCGCCTTCCCCGACGGCGACGACGCAGTACAACGTAGATGTAACTACCGGTTGTGGCGTCCAGACCCTGAGCACGACAGTTGCTACAACGCCCGCCGTGTCCGTAACGCCCGAAGCTGCAACCGTATTTCTGGGTAATGCCGTTACCATTACGGCCAGTGGTGGCACCACCAGCACGTACGTATGGACGGCTACCAACGACAATGTCACCACCACGCTTGCTGAAACGGGGGCTACCATCAACCCCATTCCAGCAGCCGGTACTACGGTGTACCGAGCTACCGGAACGCTTGCCAATGGTTGCACGAACACTGACGTTGCTACCATCACGGCCCGGCCGGCCGGCCAGGTACTGCCCGTAGAGCTGACCGATTTCTCAGCAGCTTGGACGGGCAAGTTTCCCGTACTTACCTGGGTTACCGCCTCAGAGAAGAACAATGCCTACTTCGCGGTAGAACGTAGCTTTGATGGGGTATCATTTACAACAGTGGGTGAGCGGGCAGGAGCTGGTACCACCACTACCCGTACTACCTACGAGTTTGTTGATGCCGCCCTGAGCAAAGGCGTGGTAAGCACGGTGTACTATCGGCTTCGGCAGGTAGATAAAGACGAAAAGGAACACCGTTCTATGGTGCTAACCGTCCGGACACCAGGAGTGGCACGCAGCCTGAACGCAGCCTTGTTCCCAAATCCTTTCGAAGACGAAGTATGGGTTCGGTTCGATTCGGTTACGCCGGGCCAGGCAACCATCGTGGTTAACAATATAGTTGGTCAGCTAGTCCTCCGCCAGACGGTGTTAACGGGCGTAGGCTTGCAAGAAGTTAAGCTAGACGCCCCCCAAGGGCTACGGGCAGGTGTTTATCAGCTCTCAGTAGAGCAGGGCCTGCAGAAGCAAGTGCTTAAAATGGTACGCAAATAA
- the rho gene encoding transcription termination factor Rho, with the protein MYTIDELKDRLLSELKEIAEKLNVGNFKKLSKQDLIYKILDQQAITPPDKLPQKVKTAAAAAPAEEPAAEPAPVAPEAAPAAKAARAPRAARPAAAPRREPAARNKAAVAPTSTPAAKASADAPSAAPAPEEVATLASAPVSAPEPALAAAAVEAPAAEVATETAPVSERPVKLYQRPERRTRTDRAGRPIVAAAADEVAVEATQPDAPAAQVAEAVPTPLETTAPAPARETRPTEPAVNGREGRPDQPRVFREGREYRNDAPREGRNDAPRADFRADGVGRPESNGRGDQPREQRNDAPRADFRPDGLSRDGRQDQPRIAREGGRPDAREQREQRREERYAARELQRQQRQEQRQSERQGQPAGVAEQPRPERTEQRPTRPEFDIVIPGEGTLEMMPDGGYGFLRSPFYNYLASPDDIYVAPQQVKQFGLKAGDTVKCTIRPPREGEKYFALVGVEGINGRSVEEARDRIPFNNLTPLFAEERLKLTTKSGQYSTRILDLFAPIGKGQRGLIVAQPKTGKTVLLQEIANSISENHPKVYLMILLIDERPEEVTDMARSVKAEVLSSTFDETADRHVKIATIAMEKAKRLVECGHDVVILLDSITRLARAYNTVQPASGKILSGGVDANALHKPKRFFGAARNVEDGGSLTIIATALIETGSKMDEVIFEEFKGTGNMELQLDRKLANKRIFPAIDVPASGTRREDLLMSKDELNRIWVLRKFMSDMTASEAMEFLKDRMKGTRDNDEFLMAMNG; encoded by the coding sequence ATGTACACTATTGACGAGTTGAAGGACCGGTTGTTGTCCGAACTAAAGGAAATTGCTGAAAAACTGAATGTTGGCAATTTTAAAAAACTCAGTAAACAGGATCTGATTTACAAGATTCTAGATCAGCAAGCTATTACTCCTCCCGATAAGCTTCCCCAAAAAGTGAAAACGGCTGCTGCCGCCGCTCCTGCGGAAGAGCCCGCCGCCGAGCCGGCTCCCGTTGCGCCGGAGGCGGCCCCAGCTGCCAAAGCCGCCCGGGCCCCGCGCGCCGCGCGCCCCGCCGCTGCTCCCCGCCGCGAGCCCGCTGCCCGCAACAAAGCCGCCGTAGCACCTACCTCCACGCCTGCCGCAAAAGCTTCCGCCGATGCACCATCCGCTGCTCCCGCACCCGAGGAAGTTGCTACCCTTGCTAGCGCGCCGGTTAGTGCGCCAGAGCCGGCGCTGGCTGCCGCCGCTGTTGAAGCCCCCGCGGCCGAAGTAGCAACGGAAACGGCTCCTGTCTCCGAACGGCCCGTAAAGCTGTATCAGCGCCCTGAGCGGCGCACCCGCACCGACCGCGCCGGCCGGCCCATCGTGGCTGCCGCCGCTGACGAAGTAGCTGTTGAAGCTACCCAACCTGACGCTCCGGCCGCCCAAGTAGCGGAAGCCGTGCCTACCCCGCTGGAAACCACGGCCCCAGCTCCGGCCCGCGAGACGCGCCCAACGGAACCTGCCGTTAACGGCCGCGAAGGCCGCCCCGACCAGCCCCGGGTCTTCCGGGAAGGTCGCGAGTACCGCAACGATGCCCCCCGGGAAGGCCGTAATGACGCTCCTCGCGCTGATTTTCGCGCTGATGGAGTAGGCCGGCCCGAAAGTAATGGTCGCGGCGACCAGCCCCGCGAGCAGCGTAACGACGCCCCCCGGGCCGACTTCCGCCCCGACGGCCTCTCGCGCGACGGACGCCAAGACCAGCCCCGCATTGCGCGGGAAGGTGGCCGCCCCGATGCCCGCGAGCAGCGTGAGCAGCGCCGTGAGGAGCGCTACGCCGCCCGGGAGCTGCAGCGCCAGCAGCGCCAAGAGCAGCGCCAGTCGGAGCGGCAGGGCCAGCCCGCTGGGGTAGCAGAACAGCCTCGCCCGGAGCGGACGGAGCAACGCCCGACCCGGCCCGAGTTCGACATTGTGATTCCCGGCGAAGGTACGCTGGAAATGATGCCCGATGGTGGCTATGGTTTCCTGCGCAGCCCGTTCTACAACTACCTCGCTTCGCCCGATGATATTTACGTGGCTCCGCAGCAGGTAAAGCAGTTCGGTCTGAAAGCCGGCGATACGGTGAAATGCACCATTCGCCCGCCCCGCGAGGGTGAGAAGTACTTTGCCTTGGTAGGGGTAGAAGGCATCAACGGCCGCTCCGTGGAGGAGGCCCGCGACCGTATCCCGTTCAACAACCTGACCCCGTTGTTTGCTGAGGAGCGCCTGAAACTGACCACTAAATCGGGCCAGTACAGCACCCGAATTCTGGACCTATTTGCCCCCATCGGCAAAGGCCAGCGCGGCCTGATTGTGGCCCAGCCCAAAACCGGCAAAACGGTGCTGCTCCAGGAAATTGCCAATTCCATCAGCGAAAACCACCCCAAGGTGTACCTGATGATTCTGCTTATTGACGAGCGCCCGGAAGAAGTAACGGACATGGCCCGCTCGGTGAAAGCCGAAGTGCTTAGCTCTACCTTCGATGAAACGGCCGACCGTCACGTGAAAATTGCCACCATTGCCATGGAAAAGGCCAAGCGCCTCGTGGAGTGCGGCCACGACGTGGTGATTCTGCTCGATTCTATTACCCGCCTGGCCCGCGCCTACAACACGGTGCAGCCAGCTTCCGGCAAAATCCTGTCGGGTGGTGTTGATGCTAACGCCCTGCACAAGCCCAAGCGCTTCTTCGGTGCGGCCCGTAACGTGGAAGATGGCGGCTCGCTGACCATTATTGCCACGGCCCTGATTGAAACCGGCTCGAAGATGGATGAGGTAATCTTTGAGGAATTCAAAGGTACCGGCAACATGGAATTGCAGCTGGACCGCAAGCTGGCCAATAAGCGCATCTTCCCCGCCATCGACGTACCCGCCTCTGGTACTCGCCGCGAGGACTTGCTCATGAGCAAGGACGAGCTGAACCGCATCTGGGTGCTGCGCAAGTTTATGTCGGATATGACGGCCTCCGAAGCTATGGAGTTCCTGAAGGACCGCATGAAAGGCACCCGCGACAACGACGAGTTCCTGATGGCCATGAACGGCTAA
- the serS gene encoding serine--tRNA ligase, with protein MLQVSVLKEHTDAVLAGLAKKHYKTAEADVQAILTLDQRRKDLQTAHDSAQAEANELARQIGGLMKTGDKAGAETLKARTAELKQQTKAHADELSQVELALQQTLYKLPNLPHSSVPEGRTAQDNEVVREVGQQPTLPAGAQPHWELIKKYDIIDFDLGVKITGAGFPVYKNQGARLQRALINFFLDEARDAGYIEIQPPVLVNEASGYGTGQLPDKEGQMYHDAQDNLFLIPTAEVPITNLYRDEIVPVEKLPIRNAGYTPCFRREAGSWGADVRGLNRLHQFDKVEIVQVALPEQSYTQLEEMLAHIEGLLQKLQLPYRVLRLCGGDMGFTSALTYDLEVWSAAQGRWLEVSSCSNFETYQANRLKLRYRTENGKTQLLHTLNGSALALPRIVAALLENNQQEDGIHLPEVLHSYCGFSKIG; from the coding sequence ATGCTGCAAGTTTCTGTCCTGAAAGAGCACACCGATGCGGTGCTGGCCGGCCTGGCCAAAAAACATTACAAAACCGCCGAAGCCGATGTGCAGGCCATTCTGACCCTGGACCAGCGCCGCAAAGACCTGCAAACGGCCCACGACTCGGCCCAGGCTGAAGCCAACGAGCTAGCCCGCCAGATTGGGGGCCTGATGAAAACCGGCGACAAAGCCGGCGCGGAAACCCTCAAAGCCCGCACGGCCGAGCTCAAGCAGCAAACCAAAGCCCACGCCGACGAGCTAAGCCAAGTGGAACTGGCCCTTCAGCAAACGCTGTATAAGCTGCCGAACCTACCCCACAGCAGCGTACCGGAAGGCCGCACGGCCCAGGACAACGAGGTGGTGCGCGAAGTAGGCCAGCAGCCTACCCTGCCCGCCGGCGCCCAACCCCACTGGGAGCTGATTAAGAAGTACGACATCATCGATTTTGACTTGGGCGTCAAGATTACGGGCGCGGGATTTCCCGTGTACAAAAACCAGGGTGCCCGGCTGCAGCGGGCCCTCATCAACTTTTTCCTGGATGAGGCGCGCGACGCCGGCTACATAGAAATTCAGCCTCCGGTGCTGGTCAATGAGGCCTCGGGCTACGGTACGGGCCAGCTCCCCGACAAGGAAGGCCAGATGTACCACGATGCCCAGGACAACCTGTTTCTGATTCCGACGGCTGAAGTGCCCATCACCAACCTCTACCGCGACGAAATTGTGCCGGTAGAGAAACTCCCGATTCGTAACGCCGGCTACACGCCCTGCTTCCGCCGCGAAGCTGGCTCCTGGGGCGCCGATGTGCGCGGCCTCAACCGCCTCCACCAGTTTGATAAGGTAGAAATTGTGCAAGTGGCCCTGCCCGAGCAGAGCTACACCCAGCTGGAAGAAATGCTGGCTCACATTGAGGGGCTGCTGCAGAAGTTACAGCTGCCCTACCGCGTGCTGCGCCTCTGCGGCGGCGACATGGGCTTTACTTCCGCCCTCACCTACGACCTGGAAGTGTGGTCGGCGGCCCAGGGCCGCTGGCTGGAAGTGTCCTCCTGCTCGAACTTTGAAACCTACCAGGCCAACCGCCTGAAGCTGCGCTACCGTACCGAAAACGGCAAAACCCAGCTACTGCACACGCTCAACGGTTCGGCCCTGGCCTTACCGCGCATTGTGGCCGCCCTGCTGGAAAATAACCAGCAGGAAGATGGCATCCATCTGCCGGAAGTGCTCCACTCTTACTGCGGCTTCAGCAAGATTGGGTAG
- a CDS encoding sensor histidine kinase, which produces MKKILLVEDSDTDRAVLRRYLSRNPGETLELHEATTVAEAVVAFQRYQPDCVLVDYNLPDGTGLEVLEQFKQLVPVERLCVVMITGIDSGELAVQALNNGALDYLIKHRFDHDMLLKVVRHAIERNEWRQHQDRYHADLERINQELRQSLAELTATRQELAASNESLRTAHTEAQTRNRALDTANRQLARTNQDLDNFVYAASHDLKQPVQNLQGLFDELCRVVNFEEGESQLLISMTKASLHDLLTTIDDLSVIVQDTRQPLSATQEEVALAELTDDIQQALAPQLRTTAALIDYDFQALPTVHYNRGHLRTILLNLLSNALRYRHPDRPPRVRVRGWRGPTGQAMLSVTDNGLGIDLSRHGADLFQLFRRFHPDAAEGTGVGLFLVNRIVESNGGELQVESTVGEGSTFRVALN; this is translated from the coding sequence GTGAAAAAAATCTTGCTGGTTGAAGACAGTGATACCGACCGGGCAGTGCTGCGCCGCTACCTAAGCCGGAACCCGGGCGAAACGCTGGAACTGCACGAAGCTACCACGGTGGCCGAGGCCGTAGTCGCGTTTCAGCGCTACCAACCCGACTGCGTGCTTGTAGACTACAACCTGCCCGACGGTACGGGCCTGGAAGTGCTGGAGCAGTTCAAGCAACTAGTGCCCGTCGAGCGGCTGTGCGTGGTGATGATAACCGGCATTGACAGCGGGGAGCTGGCTGTTCAGGCCCTGAACAACGGCGCCCTCGATTACCTGATCAAACACCGGTTCGACCATGATATGCTGTTAAAGGTGGTTCGTCACGCCATTGAGCGCAACGAATGGCGGCAGCACCAGGACCGCTACCACGCTGATCTGGAGCGCATAAATCAGGAGTTGCGCCAGTCATTGGCGGAGCTGACGGCAACCCGGCAGGAGCTGGCCGCCTCCAATGAAAGCCTGCGCACTGCCCACACCGAAGCGCAGACCCGCAACCGCGCCCTGGATACCGCCAACCGCCAGCTAGCCCGCACCAACCAAGACCTGGATAACTTTGTGTACGCGGCGTCCCATGACCTGAAGCAGCCCGTGCAGAACTTGCAAGGCCTGTTTGATGAGTTGTGCCGGGTAGTCAATTTCGAGGAAGGGGAAAGCCAGCTGTTAATAAGTATGACCAAGGCTTCCCTGCACGATTTGCTTACTACCATCGACGATTTGTCGGTGATTGTGCAGGATACTCGTCAGCCCTTATCGGCTACGCAGGAGGAGGTAGCGCTAGCCGAGCTAACCGACGACATCCAGCAGGCCCTGGCTCCGCAGCTGCGCACTACCGCAGCTCTCATCGACTATGACTTTCAGGCCCTGCCCACGGTGCATTACAACCGGGGTCATCTGCGCACTATTCTGCTAAACCTGCTCAGCAACGCCCTGCGCTACCGTCATCCGGACCGGCCTCCGCGGGTGCGGGTGCGCGGCTGGCGTGGCCCTACCGGCCAGGCTATGCTCTCCGTCACCGATAACGGCCTGGGCATTGACCTGTCCCGGCACGGGGCCGATTTGTTTCAGCTGTTTCGTCGCTTCCACCCCGATGCTGCCGAAGGAACCGGCGTCGGGCTGTTTCTCGTCAACCGCATCGTGGAAAGCAATGGGGGCGAACTGCAGGTAGAAAGCACCGTGGGGGAGGGGTCTACCTTTCGGGTAGCCCTGAACTAG
- a CDS encoding response regulator, giving the protein MNTTAIKPILIVEDSAEDFTALGRAFRKHALQNPVLRCEDGEQALDYLQGQGRKIGWPQTLPAIILLDLNMPGLDGRDVLGAIKGDPSLHSIPVVIFTTSANAKDVATCYQLGANSYLTKPLAYAELEEKVRLIVHYWLEASELPA; this is encoded by the coding sequence TTGAACACAACTGCTATAAAGCCTATTCTAATTGTTGAAGACAGCGCCGAAGACTTTACGGCGCTGGGCCGGGCTTTCCGTAAGCATGCGCTCCAAAACCCGGTGCTCCGGTGCGAAGACGGCGAACAGGCCCTGGACTACCTGCAGGGCCAGGGCCGCAAAATTGGCTGGCCGCAAACCCTACCGGCCATCATTCTGCTCGACTTGAACATGCCCGGCCTGGACGGGCGCGACGTGCTGGGCGCCATCAAAGGTGACCCCTCCCTGCATTCTATTCCGGTGGTCATATTCACCACTTCCGCCAACGCCAAGGACGTGGCTACCTGCTACCAGCTCGGGGCCAACAGCTACCTGACCAAGCCGCTGGCCTACGCGGAGCTGGAAGAGAAGGTTCGCCTGATTGTGCATTATTGGCTGGAAGCCTCTGAATTGCCTGCTTAG